The region TAAACTTAATTACTGAAGCAGGATATCGCGTGGTAACCCCGGTTATCGTTACCAATACGGATGACTTTGAATCAATAGAGATTTTGAAAAAGGATTCTATTAAGGCAGAAGAAAGAGTTATGAGTGTAAAATAAAAATAGTAAAAAAGTAAAACCAAAATTGAAGTTTTGAAATAGAAAATTCGATTAATTAAAAAGTAATAATAATAGAAAGTTGTAACAAAATTACCATATGAAAGTATGTAAAAAAAATATAAAATGAGGTATAAAAAATGAAAGAATTTAGCTATGTAATCAATGACCCTCTAGGGATACATGCAAGACCAGCGGGACTTTTAGTTAAGAAGGCAAGTACATTTAATTCAGATATAACCATAGTGAAAGGCGAAAAAACTGCCGACTCAAAAAAAATATTTGGAATAATGGGCCTTGGAATTAAGCAGGGAGATGAGATAACCATAAAAATTACAGGTGAAGATGAAGAAGAGGCATCTGCTGCAATCGAGGAATTTGTCAAAGAAAACTTGTAATAGGAAGATTAGGTGAAAGAGGAAAGAATAGATTGATTGAAAGAATAGGTGGAATATGATGCAAA is a window of Lachnoclostridium phytofermentans ISDg DNA encoding:
- a CDS encoding HPr family phosphocarrier protein, giving the protein MKEFSYVINDPLGIHARPAGLLVKKASTFNSDITIVKGEKTADSKKIFGIMGLGIKQGDEITIKITGEDEEEASAAIEEFVKENL